A DNA window from Allokutzneria albata contains the following coding sequences:
- a CDS encoding sulfite exporter TauE/SafE family protein, which translates to MTSLAWAWADFGDVSSIGMLFLCASALLAGTVDAIVGGGGLIQLPAMLVIMPGGDTIHSIATSKVVGTVGAAATGFTYSRKTPMDWRTVVRMSAAGFPAAMAGAACASALPGSALNVVVLVALLLVVCYTLRNPDLGVVERPRHARGARPGVAALGGAAIGFWNGLGAPGTGSFLVFLLVGLAGYSFLSASAIAKVVNVATSAGALLFFVPAGTVLWGLGIAMAACNIIGGVVGTLIAVREGATFIRRVFLGVAVTLIFSVGVKLLG; encoded by the coding sequence GTGCGCGTCAGCGCTCCTGGCGGGAACCGTCGACGCGATAGTCGGGGGTGGAGGCCTGATCCAGTTGCCCGCCATGCTCGTGATCATGCCGGGTGGCGACACCATCCACTCCATCGCCACCAGCAAGGTCGTCGGGACCGTCGGCGCGGCGGCGACCGGCTTCACCTACTCGCGGAAGACGCCGATGGACTGGCGCACCGTCGTGCGCATGTCGGCAGCGGGCTTCCCCGCCGCGATGGCCGGCGCCGCCTGCGCGTCAGCACTGCCGGGCAGCGCGCTCAACGTCGTGGTGCTGGTCGCTCTCCTGCTCGTCGTCTGCTACACCCTGCGCAATCCCGACCTGGGCGTCGTCGAGCGGCCACGGCACGCCCGCGGCGCGCGACCGGGTGTGGCGGCGCTCGGTGGTGCTGCCATCGGGTTCTGGAACGGGCTGGGCGCACCGGGAACCGGGTCGTTCCTGGTCTTCCTCCTGGTGGGGCTCGCAGGCTACTCGTTCCTGAGCGCCTCCGCGATCGCCAAGGTCGTCAACGTCGCCACCAGTGCCGGCGCTCTCCTCTTCTTCGTCCCGGCGGGCACAGTGCTCTGGGGGCTCGGCATCGCCATGGCAGCGTGCAACATCATCGGCGGTGTCGTGGGCACTCTGATCGCCGTGCGCGAGGGTGCCACCTTCATCCGCCGGGTGTTCCTCGGCGTGGCGGTCACACTGATCTTCAGCGTCGGCGTCAAGTTGCTCGGATGA
- a CDS encoding serine hydrolase domain-containing protein: MNLSELIVKYDVPGAQVAVLADGEIHDEAAGVLSLRTRVETTTDSVFKVGSITKIWTATLVQQLVHDGLLDLDRPVRDYLPGFRLSDPAATAALTARHLLTHTGGVDANHFTDTGRNDDAIEKFVATLADADHLLPPGTVLSYSNSGYVVLGRLVEVLRGKHFHDVLRERLVAPLGLDTVATDTYEAILHRAAIGHGEAGVPTTKWAVSYYSAPSGSHLAMSARDLLRFVRLHLTDRTLAALREPQLESVPDFGGGVVGWGLGWMLYQDGVIGHTGVSKGQKAFLRVVPSAGVAVAVMTNSSGGEPLAHEIFVAVLGDLAGVETAPLPAPPENPTVVDADRMCGTYRSTLYDITLTVENDRAFLIYRPRNELAESFLGKPEDRVEVVRLGDNAIITAEPKFDGHKVLSLIGSDEHGRARFLHNGAAAHRIA; this comes from the coding sequence GTGAACCTGAGCGAGCTCATCGTGAAGTACGACGTACCGGGCGCACAGGTCGCCGTGCTCGCGGACGGGGAGATCCACGACGAGGCCGCGGGTGTGCTGAGCCTGCGCACACGCGTCGAGACCACGACGGACTCGGTGTTCAAGGTCGGCTCGATCACCAAGATCTGGACGGCCACGTTGGTCCAGCAGCTGGTGCACGACGGTCTGCTGGACCTCGACCGCCCCGTTCGGGACTACCTACCCGGTTTTCGGCTGAGCGACCCGGCCGCCACCGCAGCCCTGACCGCCCGCCACCTGCTCACCCACACCGGCGGCGTCGACGCCAACCACTTCACCGATACCGGTCGCAACGACGACGCGATCGAGAAGTTCGTCGCCACGCTCGCCGACGCGGATCACCTTCTCCCGCCCGGCACAGTCCTCTCCTACTCCAACAGCGGGTACGTGGTGCTCGGCAGATTGGTGGAAGTGTTGCGCGGCAAGCACTTCCACGACGTGCTCCGCGAGCGCCTGGTGGCACCTCTGGGGCTGGACACCGTCGCCACCGACACGTACGAGGCGATCCTGCACCGCGCGGCGATCGGCCACGGCGAGGCCGGTGTGCCCACGACGAAGTGGGCGGTCTCCTACTACTCCGCGCCCAGCGGATCTCATCTCGCGATGAGCGCGCGCGATCTGCTGCGGTTCGTGCGCCTGCACCTCACCGACCGAACGCTTGCGGCACTTCGCGAACCCCAGCTCGAATCCGTCCCCGACTTCGGCGGCGGTGTCGTCGGCTGGGGGCTCGGCTGGATGCTCTACCAGGACGGCGTCATCGGCCACACCGGCGTCTCCAAAGGGCAGAAAGCCTTCCTCCGCGTCGTTCCATCGGCAGGCGTGGCGGTGGCCGTGATGACCAACAGCTCGGGCGGTGAACCCCTTGCCCACGAGATCTTCGTTGCGGTGCTTGGAGATCTCGCCGGCGTGGAGACCGCGCCACTACCCGCGCCACCCGAGAACCCGACCGTCGTCGACGCGGATCGCATGTGCGGTACCTACCGCAGCACCCTGTACGACATCACCCTCACCGTCGAGAACGACCGCGCTTTCCTCATTTACCGCCCCCGCAACGAACTCGCCGAGTCCTTCCTCGGCAAGCCCGAGGACCGCGTCGAGGTCGTCCGCCTCGGCGACAACGCGATCATCACCGCCGAACCGAAGTTCGACGGCCACAAGGTCCTGTCCCTGATCGGCTCCGACGAGCACGGCCGCGCCCGCTTCCTGCACAACGGCGCCGCCGCCCACCGGATCGCCTGA
- a CDS encoding protein kinase family protein, which yields MGTEHAARVSAFATVGARLSLVSDRGLGDAVAAAPVLGSGVGGRSAEMDVEGVRVFVKRVPLTDIELRPEHLRSTANLFELPLFYQYGIGSAGFGAWRELAAHIMTTGWVLKDEYAGFPLLYHWRVLPDTPPAEFGGVEEAVAHWDGSPAVRHRLEAIGKSTFSLVLFLEHVPRTLAAWLEGRCGSSYAWVEDELLRGTEFMSTRGLVHFDAHFGNLLTDGRQVYFADFGLALSREFDLSAAEEAFLADHLVYDRSYAPAHLLRHHLPDDIRRGDEHETFLREWVKGRRREGVPPDIGAIIDRHARHAVVLDDFHHRLLTRSKRTPFPAAEVRRSL from the coding sequence ATGGGTACGGAGCACGCTGCCCGTGTTTCCGCTTTCGCCACCGTGGGAGCGCGGCTGTCCCTGGTCAGCGACCGCGGGCTCGGGGATGCCGTCGCCGCCGCGCCGGTGCTGGGTTCCGGAGTGGGCGGCAGGTCGGCGGAGATGGACGTCGAGGGGGTCCGCGTCTTCGTCAAGCGGGTTCCGCTGACGGACATCGAGTTGCGGCCGGAGCACCTGCGGTCCACCGCCAACCTGTTCGAGCTTCCCCTCTTCTACCAGTACGGGATCGGCTCGGCGGGGTTCGGCGCCTGGCGTGAGCTGGCGGCTCACATCATGACCACGGGCTGGGTGCTGAAGGACGAGTACGCGGGTTTTCCCCTGCTGTACCACTGGCGGGTCCTGCCGGACACCCCTCCCGCCGAGTTCGGAGGTGTCGAGGAGGCCGTCGCGCACTGGGACGGTTCGCCTGCCGTGAGACATCGGCTGGAGGCCATCGGCAAGTCCACCTTCAGCCTCGTGCTCTTCCTGGAGCACGTGCCGCGGACCCTTGCCGCCTGGCTTGAGGGCCGGTGCGGATCCTCCTACGCGTGGGTCGAGGACGAGTTGCTGAGGGGGACCGAATTCATGAGCACGCGCGGACTGGTCCACTTCGACGCGCACTTCGGCAATCTGCTCACCGATGGCCGACAGGTGTACTTCGCGGACTTCGGGCTCGCGCTGAGCCGCGAGTTCGACCTCTCGGCGGCGGAGGAGGCATTCCTCGCCGATCACCTCGTGTACGACCGCTCCTACGCGCCGGCCCACCTGCTTCGCCACCACCTGCCCGACGACATCCGTCGCGGCGACGAGCACGAGACCTTCCTCCGTGAATGGGTGAAGGGCCGCCGACGCGAGGGCGTTCCGCCAGACATCGGCGCGATCATCGATCGGCACGCCCGGCACGCCGTCGTCCTGGACGACTTCCACCACCGGCTCCTCACCCGGAGCAAGCGCACGCCGTTCCCCGCGGCCGAGGTCCGGAGGTCCCTGTGA
- a CDS encoding RNA polymerase sigma factor: protein MTGDDLALVAAASTGDAAAFDALVRRHTAKLYRVALRIVGDPADAEDVVQEAWVSAWRSLAQFRGEAAPTTWLYRVVTNAALAHLRRRKPTVPLEPEGQAGAALTDAGPTPEQAALRREKVDAALHAISLLEPSQRVPLVLRELEGMSYEEVAAVLEVSVPALRSRLHRARVALLAKLEELR, encoded by the coding sequence GTGACCGGGGACGACCTGGCCCTGGTCGCGGCCGCGTCGACAGGCGACGCCGCCGCGTTCGACGCGCTGGTCCGGCGGCACACCGCGAAGCTCTACCGGGTCGCCCTCCGCATCGTCGGGGACCCGGCCGACGCCGAGGACGTCGTGCAGGAGGCGTGGGTCTCGGCGTGGCGGTCGCTGGCGCAGTTCCGCGGCGAGGCGGCGCCGACCACCTGGCTCTACCGCGTGGTCACCAACGCCGCGCTCGCGCACCTGCGCAGGCGGAAGCCGACCGTGCCGCTGGAGCCGGAGGGCCAGGCCGGGGCCGCGCTCACCGACGCGGGACCGACACCGGAGCAGGCCGCGCTCCGGCGGGAGAAGGTCGACGCGGCGCTGCACGCGATCTCCCTGTTGGAGCCGAGCCAGCGGGTACCCCTGGTGCTGCGGGAACTGGAGGGCATGAGCTACGAGGAGGTCGCCGCGGTGCTGGAGGTCAGCGTCCCGGCCTTGCGCTCGCGGCTGCACAGGGCGAGGGTGGCCTTGCTCGCCAAGTTGGAGGAGCTGCGATGA
- a CDS encoding anti-sigma factor has translation MSGSTLPCGHTTVELLGLVVDGGLEPSDTALAAHARDCEHCRAEIAALENRWSPVRAAAAAPVELPEGLLSRVLGVVRGMRENAFAEPAEMAQEGGTLQISGRALLALARGHVADLLLDLPGVHLRGLSTADGVIRVEIAVRYGIPATEVADRLARGLEERLRASAGPVAPGTAVEVVDVLPPRPELRLPPFE, from the coding sequence ATGAGCGGATCGACGCTGCCCTGCGGCCACACCACCGTCGAGCTGCTCGGCCTGGTCGTCGACGGCGGCCTGGAGCCCAGCGACACCGCGCTGGCCGCGCACGCTCGCGACTGCGAGCACTGCCGCGCCGAGATCGCGGCGCTGGAGAACCGCTGGAGCCCGGTGCGCGCGGCGGCCGCCGCCCCGGTGGAACTGCCGGAGGGCCTGCTGTCCCGGGTGCTGGGCGTGGTGCGCGGGATGCGGGAGAACGCCTTCGCCGAGCCCGCCGAGATGGCCCAGGAGGGCGGCACGCTGCAGATCAGCGGGCGCGCGCTGCTGGCGCTCGCCCGAGGGCACGTCGCGGACCTGCTGCTCGATCTGCCCGGTGTGCACCTGCGCGGTCTGTCCACGGCGGACGGAGTGATCCGGGTGGAGATCGCCGTGCGGTACGGGATCCCGGCCACCGAGGTCGCCGACCGGCTGGCCCGGGGGCTCGAGGAGCGGCTGCGGGCGTCGGCGGGCCCGGTGGCACCCGGGACGGCCGTCGAGGTGGTCGACGTGCTCCCACCCCGACCGGAGCTTCGTCTCCCCCCGTTCGAGTGA